From a single Dehalococcoidia bacterium genomic region:
- a CDS encoding class I SAM-dependent methyltransferase, with product MEKLETTDPRALLGHPSQLWTDGLERRLALVRRYIPLEGKRVLDVGCGVGTFLRRLLEVGAATVAGIDVDARSLRRAAQVTSTVALAVAEHLPFRDGSFDVVLMHEVLEHVQDDAAALREASRVLSPGGHLVIFCPNRFFPFETHGVFLGRRYIFGNVPLVNYLPDPLRRRLVPHARAYTAAGLRRLWRGLPLRPLVHSQVFPGFDKASWRWGPVGRALKGLQRLEDTPLRILGLSHFVILVREP from the coding sequence ATGGAGAAACTAGAGACTACTGACCCTCGCGCCCTCCTGGGCCACCCCAGCCAGCTCTGGACCGACGGCCTGGAGCGACGTTTGGCCCTGGTCCGTCGGTATATCCCTTTGGAGGGGAAGAGAGTGCTGGACGTGGGCTGCGGGGTGGGCACCTTCCTGCGAAGGCTGCTGGAGGTGGGCGCTGCCACCGTGGCGGGCATAGACGTGGACGCTCGCAGCTTGCGGCGGGCCGCCCAGGTGACGTCCACAGTGGCCCTGGCCGTGGCCGAGCACCTGCCCTTTCGCGACGGCTCCTTCGACGTTGTGCTCATGCACGAGGTGCTGGAGCACGTGCAGGACGATGCTGCGGCCCTGCGTGAGGCCAGTCGCGTCCTGTCGCCCGGCGGGCACCTGGTCATTTTCTGCCCGAACCGCTTCTTTCCGTTCGAGACCCACGGGGTGTTCCTGGGCCGACGCTACATTTTCGGCAATGTGCCTCTCGTCAACTACCTGCCCGACCCGCTGCGGCGGCGGCTGGTGCCCCATGCCCGTGCCTACACAGCGGCGGGGCTACGGCGCCTGTGGCGAGGGCTGCCGTTGCGGCCCCTGGTACACTCGCAGGTGTTTCCTGGCTTCGACAAGGCGTCGTGGCGCTGGGGGCCGGTGGGCAGGGCGCTCAAGGGGCTGCAGCGGCTGGAGGACACCCCCCTACGAATCCTCGGCCTCAGCCACTTCGTTATATTAGTGAGGGAGCCTTGA
- the recG gene encoding ATP-dependent DNA helicase RecG encodes MKGPLEDLRKVLELERAKRYSDTAVVGGLDAYLRRFLARNRLPDGHELLRVISLLPPRGYASLHPIQRRRVVEALLKAIARPVSTARRPHHGAEASYNSALRLDDPIHALRGVSRPYAQKLERLGMRTVGDLLYHFPHRYNDYSAVRSISQLAVGEEQTVIATVWTVAATTLGGRKATEAVVSDNTGTLRLVWWGQTHVARQLRPRMQAAFSGRVTVFRGQVQMENPEWEPIDQESVNTRRLVPVYPSTEGLSQRFLRRLVRQALDSCADQVPEVLPVELRQRLQLLPIAEALRQVHFPDSRHQMEEARRRLAFEELLTVQLLVVRRRLEWQRGAEAPVLSLPEEVLEGFVSSLPFQLTGAQRRAIADVLSDLARPVPMIRLLEGDVGSGKTVVAAAALLASAWSGWQGAIMAPTEILAEQHFRTLCRLFGAQGDGPSQDGPWFELAGPGYAVACPVYLERPLRIGLLIGALRPGEKAQVQTALARGEIDIVVGTHALIQEHVQFARLGLAVIDEQHRFGVVQRAALREKGRSPHVLVMTATPIPRTLALTLYGDLDVTVLDEMPPGRPPVKTYRLRPNQRQQAYEFIRRHVRQGRQAYIVCPLIEESEAVAARAAEAEYERLSREVFPDLRLGLMHGRMPPRERDETMRRFRDGELDILVTTTVVEVGVDVPNATVILIEAADRFGLAQLHQLRGRVRRSQHQSFCLLLSENRSEEAQERLRILETVHDGFRLAEEDLRLRGPGEYFGVRQSGMPDLKVASITDTPLIELARKEATRILESDPDLSRPEHRHLRQRLSRLLEGVTAEIS; translated from the coding sequence GTGAAGGGCCCTCTGGAAGACCTGCGCAAAGTCCTGGAGCTGGAGAGGGCCAAGAGGTACAGCGACACCGCCGTGGTGGGGGGGCTGGACGCCTACCTGCGGCGTTTCCTGGCCCGGAACCGCCTGCCCGACGGCCACGAGCTCCTGCGCGTGATCTCCCTCCTCCCCCCAAGGGGCTACGCCTCCCTGCATCCCATCCAGCGGCGGCGGGTGGTGGAGGCCTTGCTGAAGGCCATCGCCCGCCCCGTGTCGACAGCCCGTCGGCCGCACCACGGGGCCGAGGCCAGCTACAATTCGGCCCTGCGTCTGGACGATCCCATCCACGCCCTGCGCGGCGTGAGCCGCCCCTACGCCCAGAAGCTGGAGCGGCTGGGGATGCGCACCGTTGGCGACCTGCTCTATCACTTCCCCCACCGCTACAACGACTACAGCGCCGTCCGCAGCATATCCCAGCTGGCGGTGGGGGAGGAACAGACGGTCATCGCCACCGTCTGGACGGTCGCAGCCACTACCCTCGGGGGCCGCAAGGCCACCGAGGCCGTGGTCAGCGATAACACCGGCACCCTGCGTCTGGTCTGGTGGGGCCAGACCCACGTGGCCAGGCAGTTGCGGCCCCGCATGCAGGCCGCCTTCTCCGGTCGGGTCACCGTCTTCCGCGGCCAGGTCCAGATGGAGAACCCCGAGTGGGAGCCTATCGACCAGGAGTCGGTCAACACCCGCCGCCTGGTGCCCGTGTACCCCAGCACCGAGGGCCTGTCGCAACGCTTCCTGCGTCGACTGGTGCGTCAGGCCCTCGACAGCTGCGCCGACCAGGTGCCCGAGGTGCTGCCTGTAGAGCTGCGCCAGCGGCTGCAGCTGTTGCCCATAGCCGAAGCCCTGCGTCAGGTCCACTTCCCCGACTCCCGCCATCAGATGGAGGAGGCCCGTCGCCGGCTGGCCTTCGAGGAGTTGCTGACAGTCCAGCTACTGGTGGTGCGGCGTCGACTGGAGTGGCAGCGGGGGGCCGAAGCGCCCGTTCTCTCCCTGCCCGAGGAGGTGCTGGAAGGCTTCGTCTCCTCCCTGCCCTTTCAGCTGACGGGTGCGCAGAGGAGGGCCATCGCCGACGTGCTGTCGGACCTGGCCCGGCCCGTACCCATGATCCGTCTCCTGGAGGGCGACGTAGGCAGCGGCAAGACGGTGGTGGCTGCCGCTGCCTTGCTGGCCTCTGCCTGGTCGGGCTGGCAGGGGGCCATCATGGCGCCGACGGAGATCCTGGCCGAGCAGCACTTTCGCACCCTCTGTCGATTGTTCGGCGCCCAGGGGGATGGCCCCTCCCAGGACGGCCCCTGGTTCGAGCTGGCCGGCCCGGGCTATGCCGTGGCCTGCCCCGTCTACCTGGAGCGACCCTTGCGAATAGGGCTGCTCATTGGGGCGCTGCGTCCTGGCGAGAAGGCACAGGTGCAGACGGCGCTGGCCCGGGGCGAGATAGACATCGTCGTGGGCACCCACGCCCTCATTCAGGAGCATGTGCAGTTCGCCCGCCTGGGCCTGGCGGTCATCGACGAGCAGCATCGCTTCGGTGTGGTCCAGCGGGCGGCCCTGCGCGAGAAGGGCCGCAGCCCTCACGTGCTGGTGATGACTGCCACCCCCATACCGCGCACCCTGGCCCTGACCCTCTACGGCGATCTGGACGTCACCGTCCTGGACGAGATGCCGCCCGGTCGGCCGCCCGTCAAGACTTACCGCCTGCGGCCCAACCAGCGTCAGCAGGCGTACGAGTTCATCCGCCGACACGTGCGGCAGGGGAGGCAGGCCTACATAGTCTGCCCCCTCATCGAGGAGTCGGAGGCAGTGGCGGCGCGCGCCGCCGAGGCCGAATACGAGCGCCTGTCGCGGGAGGTCTTTCCCGACCTGCGCCTGGGCCTCATGCACGGCCGGATGCCGCCACGGGAGCGGGACGAGACGATGCGCCGCTTTCGCGACGGTGAGCTTGACATCCTGGTCACCACCACGGTGGTGGAGGTAGGGGTGGATGTCCCCAATGCTACCGTCATCCTCATCGAGGCTGCCGACCGCTTCGGCCTGGCCCAGCTTCACCAGCTGCGGGGACGTGTGCGCCGCAGCCAGCACCAGAGCTTCTGCCTGCTGCTGTCGGAGAACCGCTCCGAGGAGGCCCAGGAGCGGCTGCGCATCCTGGAAACGGTGCATGATGGCTTCCGACTGGCCGAGGAAGACCTGCGCCTGAGAGGCCCCGGCGAATACTTCGGCGTGCGCCAGTCGGGCATGCCCGACCTGAAGGTGGCCAGCATAACCGATACGCCCCTCATCGAGCTGGCCCGCAAGGAAGCGACCCGCATCCTGGAATCGGATCCCGACCTGTCCCGGCCCGAGCACCGCCACCTGCGCCAGCGTCTCTCCCGCCTGCTGGAGGGCGTCACGGCCGAGATCAGCTAG
- the gatC gene encoding Asp-tRNA(Asn)/Glu-tRNA(Gln) amidotransferase subunit GatC: MPIDREQVLHIARLARVGLSEEDVARFQEQLSQILDYFQVLEELDTSEVPPTSHVLPLENVMREDEPSAPMPAEEALANAPQREGDFFKVRAVLEE; the protein is encoded by the coding sequence ATGCCCATCGACCGCGAGCAGGTCCTGCACATAGCCCGCCTGGCCCGCGTGGGCCTGAGCGAGGAAGACGTGGCCCGCTTTCAGGAACAGCTGTCCCAGATCTTGGACTACTTTCAGGTGCTGGAGGAGCTGGACACCAGCGAAGTCCCGCCCACCTCTCACGTCCTGCCCCTGGAGAACGTGATGCGCGAGGACGAGCCGAGCGCCCCCATGCCTGCCGAGGAGGCGCTGGCCAACGCCCCGCAGCGGGAGGGCGACTTCTTCAAGGTGCGCGCCGTCCTCGAGGAGTAG
- a CDS encoding DegV family protein codes for MPVKIVTDSTADLPPELVRELDIAVVPLTVVFGDRAYKEGIDIDHDTFYRLLQESKTLPTTSAPSVGEMLQAYEEVLQEADELVCIHISSKLSATYNNACRAAEALRERGARIEVVDSLSVSMGMGFIVLAAARAARGGASMEQVLAIARHCVDRVRLYFVLDTLEYLRRGGRIGRARAFLGSLLHVKPILSLRDGEVHPEGRVRTRQQARERLLQLALATPRIKEMAIGYTTDRAEAEALLERVRPMLSHAQPYLVRIGPVVGTHAGPGLLGVGTLEGEE; via the coding sequence TTGCCGGTAAAGATCGTCACCGACAGCACGGCCGACCTCCCTCCCGAGCTGGTGCGCGAGCTGGACATCGCTGTCGTCCCCCTTACCGTCGTTTTCGGCGACCGCGCTTACAAGGAGGGGATAGACATAGACCACGATACCTTCTACCGCCTCCTGCAGGAGAGCAAGACTCTGCCCACCACCTCGGCCCCCTCGGTGGGCGAGATGCTCCAGGCCTACGAGGAGGTGCTGCAGGAGGCGGACGAGCTGGTCTGCATCCACATATCGTCCAAGCTTTCGGCCACCTATAATAACGCCTGCCGTGCCGCCGAGGCCCTGCGGGAGCGGGGCGCCCGCATCGAGGTGGTGGACTCGCTGAGCGTGTCCATGGGCATGGGATTCATCGTGCTGGCGGCGGCCAGGGCCGCCCGCGGCGGCGCCAGCATGGAGCAGGTGCTCGCCATCGCCCGCCACTGCGTGGACAGGGTGCGCCTTTACTTCGTGCTGGACACGCTGGAGTACCTGCGTCGGGGTGGGCGCATCGGCCGCGCCCGCGCCTTCCTGGGATCCCTCCTACACGTGAAGCCCATCCTCTCCCTGCGGGATGGGGAAGTGCACCCGGAAGGCCGCGTCCGCACACGTCAGCAGGCCCGCGAACGCCTGCTACAGCTCGCCCTGGCCACGCCACGCATCAAGGAGATGGCCATCGGCTACACCACCGACCGGGCAGAGGCCGAGGCCCTGCTGGAGCGGGTGCGGCCGATGCTCTCGCATGCCCAGCCCTACCTAGTGCGTATCGGCCCCGTGGTAGGCACCCACGCCGGGCCGGGGCTGCTGGGGGTCGGGACGCTGGAAGGGGAGGAATAG
- a CDS encoding MOSC domain-containing protein, translated as MTERQGRVIAVCLSPRGGIPKFPQPQVVVGPHGVEGDYHSGAFRTSRRSGQQVPNLRQVSVCAQEVYDLLETQLGVKVPPGGFSENVLVEGLGDLGDLEPGDLLRFSGGVEFQVTEQNVPCANLSVYHPLVPKLVYGRRGVVGVVRTPGVLRPGESVTVVRADEDVQVEAYAGAFYPQRPLRVLWRDRWWEVREVLGQGRSPGRFRFAVLLEDDVRVTLCYHEGQDRWTLRALGRAAS; from the coding sequence GTGACGGAGCGGCAGGGGCGGGTCATCGCTGTCTGTCTCAGCCCCAGGGGCGGAATCCCCAAATTCCCCCAGCCCCAGGTCGTGGTGGGGCCTCACGGCGTCGAGGGTGACTACCACAGCGGCGCCTTCCGCACCAGCCGCCGCAGCGGCCAGCAGGTGCCCAACCTGAGACAGGTATCGGTGTGCGCCCAGGAGGTCTACGACCTGCTGGAGACCCAGCTGGGGGTGAAGGTGCCACCGGGCGGCTTCTCGGAGAACGTGCTGGTGGAAGGGCTGGGGGACCTGGGCGACCTGGAGCCGGGCGACCTGCTCCGCTTCTCGGGCGGCGTCGAGTTCCAGGTCACGGAGCAGAACGTCCCCTGCGCCAATCTCAGCGTCTACCACCCCCTGGTTCCCAAGCTGGTCTACGGGCGTCGCGGCGTCGTGGGAGTGGTGCGAACGCCAGGGGTGCTGCGGCCGGGAGAATCGGTGACGGTAGTGCGGGCCGACGAGGACGTTCAGGTGGAGGCCTATGCCGGCGCCTTCTATCCCCAGCGTCCGCTGCGGGTGCTATGGCGTGACCGCTGGTGGGAGGTTCGAGAGGTGCTGGGGCAGGGCCGTAGTCCCGGTCGATTCCGCTTTGCGGTCCTGCTGGAGGATGACGTTCGCGTCACCCTTTGCTACCATGAGGGGCAAGATCGCTGGACGCTGCGTGCGCTCGGGAGGGCAGCCAGTTGA
- the argS gene encoding arginine--tRNA ligase: MVRREIEALVQQAARRAMEDGALPRVALPDSTVERPQRPEHGDYASNIALRLARAAGTTPLSLAEAIAARVPASDIVAQVEVAPPGFINFRLSPTWLAGQVEEVLRKGESFPRLDLGQGQRVQVEYVSANPTGPLTVAAGRGLAIGDTLANVLEAAGYRVEREYYINDAGTQTDTFAATLFARYRQLHGEAVEVPPGAYTGEYVVDLAREAKDRFGDRLLGYRDSPCPPELHRFGMERMLERIREDLALMGARYDSWFSEQSLYPEPYETVMRLLRERGYVTEKEGAVWFTSSALGEDKDNVLVRSNGRPTYFASDIAYHYHKFFVRGYDRVVDIWGADHQGHVPRMKAAVAALGIDPERLVIIIHQLVTLKRGGEEVRVSKRAGEIITLREVVEEVGADACRFFFLSRAPNSHMDFDLELAARQSAENPVYYVQYAHARMAGILLHARERALDYSDGDVSLLGEEPELALIRQVLRLPEMVETVARKLEPHLLPYYALDLATAFHDFYERCRVVSEDVPLSKARLKLVGATKAALAATLHLMGMSAPDRM; this comes from the coding sequence ATGGTCAGACGTGAGATCGAGGCGCTGGTGCAACAGGCGGCCCGCCGGGCCATGGAAGACGGCGCACTGCCCAGGGTCGCCCTCCCGGACTCCACCGTGGAGCGCCCCCAGCGCCCCGAGCACGGCGACTACGCCTCCAACATCGCCCTCCGGCTGGCCCGCGCGGCCGGCACCACCCCTCTGTCCCTGGCCGAGGCCATCGCCGCCCGCGTCCCTGCGTCCGATATCGTGGCGCAGGTTGAGGTCGCGCCTCCCGGCTTCATCAACTTCCGCCTATCGCCCACCTGGCTGGCTGGACAGGTGGAGGAGGTGCTGCGAAAGGGCGAGTCCTTCCCTCGCCTGGACCTGGGGCAGGGACAGAGGGTGCAGGTGGAATACGTCTCGGCCAATCCCACCGGCCCCCTGACGGTGGCCGCGGGCCGTGGCCTCGCCATCGGCGATACCCTCGCCAATGTGCTGGAGGCGGCAGGCTACAGGGTGGAGCGGGAATACTACATCAACGACGCCGGCACCCAGACGGACACCTTCGCCGCCACCCTGTTCGCCCGCTACCGTCAGCTCCACGGCGAAGCGGTAGAGGTGCCCCCGGGGGCCTACACGGGAGAGTATGTGGTGGACCTGGCGCGGGAGGCCAAGGACCGCTTCGGAGACCGTCTGCTGGGCTACCGCGACAGCCCCTGCCCGCCCGAGCTTCACCGCTTCGGGATGGAGAGGATGCTGGAGCGCATCCGCGAGGACCTGGCCCTGATGGGGGCGCGATACGACTCCTGGTTCAGCGAGCAGTCCCTCTACCCCGAGCCTTACGAGACGGTCATGCGCTTGCTCCGCGAGCGGGGCTACGTCACCGAGAAGGAGGGCGCTGTCTGGTTCACCTCCTCGGCCCTTGGCGAGGACAAGGACAACGTGCTGGTGCGCTCCAACGGACGCCCCACCTATTTCGCCTCGGACATCGCCTATCACTATCACAAGTTCTTCGTCCGCGGCTACGACCGGGTGGTGGACATATGGGGGGCCGACCACCAGGGCCACGTGCCGCGCATGAAGGCGGCCGTGGCTGCCCTGGGCATCGATCCCGAGCGGCTGGTCATCATCATCCACCAGCTGGTTACCCTGAAGCGGGGCGGCGAGGAGGTGCGCGTGTCCAAGCGGGCGGGCGAGATCATAACTCTGCGGGAGGTCGTGGAGGAGGTGGGGGCCGACGCCTGCCGCTTCTTCTTCCTGTCGCGGGCGCCCAACTCCCACATGGACTTCGATCTGGAGCTGGCGGCGCGGCAGTCGGCCGAAAACCCCGTCTACTATGTGCAGTATGCCCACGCCCGCATGGCGGGCATCCTCCTGCACGCCCGCGAGCGGGCACTGGACTACAGCGACGGCGATGTCTCCCTGCTGGGGGAGGAGCCGGAGCTGGCCCTCATCCGACAGGTCTTGAGGCTGCCGGAGATGGTGGAGACGGTGGCCCGCAAGCTGGAGCCCCATCTGCTGCCCTACTACGCCCTAGACCTGGCCACGGCCTTCCATGACTTCTACGAGCGCTGCCGGGTGGTCTCGGAAGACGTGCCCCTGTCCAAGGCGAGGTTGAAGCTGGTGGGGGCCACCAAGGCAGCCCTGGCGGCCACCCTGCACCTGATGGGCATGTCGGCCCCCGACCGCATGTGA
- a CDS encoding aminotransferase class I/II-fold pyridoxal phosphate-dependent enzyme: MSDGPFATRSYLSKKVESIPSSGIRRFFELIASLDGVISLGVGEPDFVTPEAFSRAAFEAVARGETHYTSNYGLPQLRRAVARHLERLYGVRYDPDREIIITVGVSEGLLLAAHAILDPGDELLCPDPYYVAYQPVCVLAGGTFVPVPTEMENEFRLRAEDLEARITPRTKALLIGYPSNPTGAQMTREDLMAIARVVERHDLVVISDEIYDRLSYDLPHTCFASLPGMRERTVLLGGFSKAYALTGWRVGWACAPAPILEAMMKVHQYVIMSAPTPSQYAALAALEEGEEESRRMVEDFDRRRHLVMEALQRMGLPCPPPRGAFYAFPSVRPTGLDDVEFAHRLLQEEKVAVIPGSAFGERGRGHVRICYAAPRHHLEEALQRMARFIAGL, from the coding sequence TTGAGCGATGGCCCTTTTGCTACGCGGAGCTATCTGTCCAAGAAGGTGGAGTCCATACCCTCCTCGGGCATCCGCCGCTTCTTCGAGCTCATCGCCAGCCTCGACGGCGTCATCTCCCTGGGGGTGGGCGAGCCTGATTTCGTGACCCCTGAGGCCTTTTCGCGGGCCGCCTTCGAGGCGGTGGCCCGCGGCGAGACCCACTACACCTCCAACTACGGCCTGCCCCAGCTGCGCCGCGCCGTCGCCCGTCACCTGGAGCGCCTGTACGGCGTCCGCTACGACCCCGACAGGGAGATCATCATCACCGTAGGGGTCAGCGAGGGGCTGCTGCTGGCCGCCCACGCCATCCTGGACCCGGGCGACGAGCTGCTCTGCCCCGACCCTTATTACGTGGCCTACCAGCCGGTGTGCGTCCTGGCGGGCGGAACCTTCGTGCCGGTGCCCACCGAGATGGAGAACGAGTTCCGGCTGCGAGCGGAGGACCTCGAGGCGCGCATCACCCCCAGGACCAAGGCCCTGCTCATAGGCTATCCTTCCAACCCCACCGGCGCCCAGATGACCCGCGAGGACCTGATGGCCATCGCCAGGGTGGTGGAGCGACACGACCTGGTGGTCATTTCCGACGAGATCTACGACCGTCTGAGCTACGACTTGCCTCACACCTGCTTCGCCTCGCTGCCGGGGATGCGCGAGCGCACGGTGCTCCTGGGCGGCTTCTCCAAGGCCTATGCCCTGACGGGCTGGCGGGTGGGCTGGGCCTGTGCCCCCGCCCCCATCCTTGAGGCCATGATGAAGGTGCACCAGTACGTCATCATGTCGGCGCCCACCCCCAGCCAGTACGCAGCCCTGGCCGCCCTGGAGGAGGGGGAGGAGGAGAGCCGGCGCATGGTGGAGGACTTCGACCGCCGCCGCCACCTGGTGATGGAGGCGTTGCAACGCATGGGGTTGCCCTGCCCACCGCCGCGGGGTGCCTTCTACGCCTTCCCCAGCGTCCGCCCCACCGGCCTGGACGACGTGGAGTTCGCCCACCGCCTCCTGCAGGAGGAGAAGGTGGCGGTCATCCCTGGCTCCGCCTTCGGGGAGCGGGGCCGCGGGCATGTGCGCATCTGCTACGCCGCGCCCAGGCACCACCTGGAGGAGGCGTTGCAGCGCATGGCCCGGTTCATCGCCGGGCTGTAG
- a CDS encoding inositol monophosphatase: protein MAVQLPLATSGRTALEVARECARVAGRILSERFGPRQQVTAKGRRDFVTEADVLAERETLRLLSAEFPDHAVLSEETANSTAAGDGWTWVVDPLDGTHNFSRGIPHFCYSIALCRDGRPLLALTYAPLLGEEFLAVAGQGCSLNGQRASVSRAGSVSQSLIGIDLGYDDLRAAHLLDTMRSLWPDMMGFRLMGSAALGLAYAACGRFDLYVHHNLKPWDVAAGILLVEEAGGLILDRDGGPARLDSQGVIAGAEGAVRDLLQRAGGRPWRE from the coding sequence ATGGCCGTCCAGCTACCCCTCGCTACCAGTGGACGCACAGCCCTGGAGGTGGCCCGCGAGTGCGCGCGCGTCGCTGGCCGCATCCTCAGCGAACGCTTCGGCCCTCGACAGCAGGTGACCGCCAAGGGACGCCGCGATTTCGTGACCGAGGCCGATGTGCTGGCCGAGAGGGAGACGCTGCGGCTGCTCTCGGCCGAGTTCCCCGATCATGCCGTCCTCTCGGAGGAGACGGCCAACTCTACGGCCGCAGGCGACGGCTGGACGTGGGTCGTGGACCCCCTGGATGGCACCCACAACTTCTCCCGTGGCATACCCCACTTCTGTTACAGCATCGCCCTGTGTCGCGACGGGCGGCCGCTGCTGGCCCTCACCTACGCGCCCCTGCTGGGCGAGGAGTTCCTGGCCGTGGCCGGACAGGGCTGCTCCCTCAACGGACAGCGGGCCAGCGTCTCGCGTGCAGGCTCCGTTTCCCAGTCGCTAATAGGCATCGACCTCGGCTATGACGACCTCCGGGCCGCCCATCTCCTGGACACCATGCGCTCCCTCTGGCCCGACATGATGGGCTTCCGCCTGATGGGGTCGGCCGCCCTCGGGCTGGCCTATGCCGCCTGCGGTCGCTTCGACCTCTACGTGCACCACAACCTGAAGCCGTGGGACGTGGCGGCAGGCATCCTGCTGGTGGAAGAGGCGGGAGGCCTGATCCTGGACAGAGACGGCGGGCCGGCGCGCCTGGACAGCCAGGGGGTCATTGCGGGAGCGGAGGGAGCGGTGCGCGACCTGTTGCAGCGGGCTGGCGGCCGGCCGTGGCGGGAGTGA
- the gatA gene encoding Asp-tRNA(Asn)/Glu-tRNA(Gln) amidotransferase subunit GatA, with protein MPSELFRLTVHEAARLLARREVSSTELTRAVLDRIEAVQGRLNAFVTVTAELALEQAREADERLTRGEGVTPLTGIPAAIKDVICTRGVRTTCGSRMLENFVPPYDATVIERLKAAGLVMVGKTNMDEFAMGSSGENSYFGPTRNPWDEERVPGGSSSGSAAAVAADACLYALGSDTGGSIRQPAALCGIVGLKPTYGRVSRYGLVAFASSLDQIGPMTKDVTDAALVLQAIAGHDPRDSTSAPVEVPDYAASLVPDLKGLRLGVPREYMGEGVEEGVRRAVEEAIDRLQELGAEVDREVSLPSTPYALACYYIIAPSEASANLARYDGVKYGYSYTEGASMWENMERTRQFGFGAEVKRRIMLGTYALSAGYYDAYYLKAQKVRTLIRREFEAAFQRCDALVTPVSPTPAFRLGEKMADPLQMYLSDVFTIPVNIAGLPSISVPCGFSQGLPVGLQVIGRPFDEPTILRVAYAYEQATDWHLRRALL; from the coding sequence GTGCCCTCGGAGCTTTTCCGCCTCACAGTCCACGAGGCCGCCCGCCTGCTGGCCCGCCGCGAGGTCTCTTCCACGGAGTTGACGCGGGCTGTCCTGGACCGCATCGAGGCAGTTCAGGGGCGCCTCAACGCCTTTGTCACCGTCACGGCCGAGCTGGCCCTGGAGCAGGCCCGGGAGGCGGACGAGCGCCTGACCCGTGGCGAGGGCGTCACCCCCCTGACGGGCATCCCCGCCGCTATCAAGGACGTTATCTGCACCCGCGGTGTGCGCACGACCTGCGGCTCCCGCATGCTGGAGAACTTCGTCCCACCATATGACGCCACCGTCATCGAGCGACTGAAGGCCGCCGGGCTGGTGATGGTGGGCAAGACCAACATGGACGAATTTGCCATGGGCTCCTCGGGGGAAAACTCGTACTTCGGCCCGACCCGCAACCCCTGGGACGAAGAGCGGGTGCCGGGCGGGTCCTCCTCAGGCTCAGCGGCGGCGGTGGCTGCCGACGCCTGCCTGTATGCCCTGGGGAGCGACACCGGCGGAAGCATCCGCCAGCCGGCTGCCCTGTGCGGCATCGTGGGCCTCAAGCCGACTTACGGACGCGTCTCGCGCTACGGTCTGGTGGCCTTCGCCTCCTCCCTGGACCAGATCGGCCCTATGACCAAGGACGTGACCGATGCCGCTCTGGTGCTGCAGGCCATCGCCGGTCACGACCCTCGCGACTCCACATCGGCGCCGGTGGAGGTGCCCGACTACGCTGCCTCTCTGGTCCCCGACCTGAAGGGGCTGCGCCTGGGCGTCCCCCGGGAATATATGGGTGAGGGGGTCGAGGAGGGGGTGCGCAGGGCGGTGGAGGAGGCTATCGACCGACTGCAAGAGCTCGGGGCCGAGGTGGACCGGGAGGTCTCTCTCCCTTCGACCCCTTATGCCCTGGCCTGCTACTACATCATCGCCCCCAGCGAGGCCTCGGCCAATCTGGCCCGCTACGACGGTGTCAAATACGGCTACTCCTACACCGAGGGGGCTTCCATGTGGGAGAACATGGAGCGGACGCGCCAGTTCGGCTTCGGCGCCGAGGTCAAGCGCCGAATCATGCTGGGGACGTATGCCCTCTCAGCAGGCTACTACGACGCCTACTACCTGAAGGCCCAGAAGGTGCGCACCCTCATCCGTCGCGAGTTCGAGGCCGCCTTCCAGCGCTGCGACGCCCTCGTGACGCCGGTGTCGCCCACCCCTGCCTTTCGCCTGGGCGAGAAGATGGCAGACCCGTTGCAGATGTACCTGAGCGACGTCTTCACCATTCCCGTGAACATCGCTGGGCTGCCGTCCATCAGCGTCCCGTGCGGCTTCAGCCAGGGGCTGCCGGTGGGGCTACAGGTCATCGGACGCCCCTTTGACGAGCCGACCATCCTGAGGGTGGCCTACGCTTATGAGCAGGCCACCGACTGGCACCTGCGGAGGGCACTCCTGTGA